A portion of the Oxynema aestuarii AP17 genome contains these proteins:
- a CDS encoding acyl-CoA dehydrogenase, translated as MTSQQQLLEQAESYLRAEVAPKAEAIDRDMLALYQALLGLGDRALLALKVTHNSSSSQETIAHRFKEMVARYSGALAFLQTQHQSASAMLASSKNRGLKQEYLDRLATGDRLLGIAFSQLRRSGEPMVKAWPVNGGYQIDGQVPWVTGFGIFEEFILGAQLPDGRAVYGIVPFSESYQEGDRASNSSWKLGRILFTPPMSLAAMQSSQTVSAQLESWFLTQDRIVVIRPPGWIHEQDQKNVLNASFFALGCTRAALDIIEAAIHQKQLTFIRQAFEIFDRELRQCRSAIFKAIDKRESSELNAWYTQALELRAWAIELANRCAHAAVTVSSGAANSNHHAAGRVYREALVFTVSGQTTAVMEQTLQRLTRSRYYR; from the coding sequence ATGACTTCTCAGCAACAGTTGCTAGAGCAAGCCGAGTCTTATTTACGAGCAGAAGTCGCCCCTAAAGCGGAGGCGATCGATCGCGATATGCTCGCCCTGTATCAAGCCCTTCTCGGGTTAGGCGATCGCGCCTTGCTGGCTTTAAAAGTTACCCACAATTCCAGCAGTTCTCAAGAAACGATCGCCCATCGTTTTAAGGAAATGGTGGCTCGATATTCGGGCGCTTTAGCCTTTCTACAAACCCAACATCAAAGCGCGAGTGCTATGCTCGCCAGCAGCAAAAATCGAGGGCTAAAACAAGAATATCTCGATCGTTTAGCAACGGGCGATCGGTTGCTCGGGATCGCCTTTTCACAACTACGCCGTTCCGGGGAACCGATGGTCAAAGCATGGCCCGTCAATGGTGGTTATCAAATTGACGGTCAAGTTCCTTGGGTCACTGGATTCGGTATTTTTGAAGAGTTTATTTTAGGCGCTCAATTACCCGACGGACGCGCCGTTTACGGGATCGTTCCCTTTAGTGAAAGCTATCAAGAAGGCGATCGCGCTTCTAATTCATCGTGGAAATTAGGGCGAATTTTATTTACGCCGCCAATGTCTTTAGCGGCGATGCAATCGAGTCAAACTGTCAGTGCTCAACTCGAATCTTGGTTCCTGACTCAGGATCGCATTGTCGTCATTCGTCCTCCGGGTTGGATTCACGAACAAGACCAAAAAAATGTTTTAAATGCGAGTTTTTTTGCCCTCGGATGTACCCGCGCTGCCCTCGATATTATTGAAGCGGCTATTCATCAAAAACAATTGACATTTATTCGCCAAGCTTTCGAGATCTTCGATCGCGAACTAAGGCAATGTCGTTCGGCTATTTTTAAGGCTATAGACAAGCGAGAAAGTAGTGAGTTAAATGCATGGTATACTCAAGCGTTGGAATTGCGAGCGTGGGCGATCGAATTGGCCAATCGTTGCGCTCATGCGGCGGTCACCGTGTCCAGTGGGGCTGCCAATTCTAACCATCATGCCGCAGGTCGCGTTTATCGCGAAGCTTTGGTGTTTACGGTATCCGGACAAACCACTGCAGTTATGGAACAAACCTTACAGCGCTTGACGCGATCGCGCTACTATAGATAA
- a CDS encoding serine/threonine protein kinase produces MEPLHQNGDLINNRYRIQGLLGEGGIAITYRAIDETTDEPVAIKALSLRQVKDWKILELFEREAKVLAQIDYPTIPNYLDYFHIDLDRDRRFYIVRQIAPGKSLAAWIEQGWYADETEVKNIAENILTILVYLQQFTPPIIHRDLKPENIIRQEDGQLFLVDFGAVQDTYRNTMISGSTVVGTYGYMAPEQFRGKAELATDLYGLAATLLFILTHQSPADLPQKRMKIEFRSAVKLSDEFARWLEIMLEPAVEDRFQSATEALNALHDLRGRLTPGHRDRPLPGSQIILEKSDRELIVDIPPTGLTIHNIGLLGFALFWDFFVFIWTFFAASASPFFALFSIPFWAVGLILIGSALSSLFLRFNLEINARNFFMQWKFGLWQHQVTGKTQDLSRVEVSPTSMKINDKPIVTCALFEGAKEYRFGSQLSTIEQEWLVQQIATYLGIFAKIEGRNSDRY; encoded by the coding sequence ATGGAACCCCTACATCAAAACGGCGATCTCATCAACAATCGTTATCGCATTCAAGGTCTTCTCGGTGAAGGTGGCATCGCGATTACTTATCGGGCGATCGACGAAACCACCGACGAACCCGTTGCCATTAAAGCCCTTTCCTTACGACAAGTTAAAGACTGGAAAATTCTCGAACTCTTCGAGCGCGAAGCTAAAGTTCTCGCCCAAATCGACTATCCCACTATTCCCAATTATTTAGATTATTTTCACATCGACCTCGATCGCGATCGCCGCTTTTATATCGTCCGCCAAATTGCCCCCGGTAAATCCCTCGCCGCTTGGATCGAACAGGGATGGTACGCCGACGAAACCGAAGTCAAGAATATCGCCGAAAATATTTTAACAATTCTCGTTTATTTACAACAATTTACTCCTCCCATTATCCACCGCGATCTGAAACCCGAAAATATTATTCGACAAGAAGACGGACAACTATTTTTAGTCGATTTTGGTGCCGTTCAAGACACCTATCGCAACACGATGATAAGCGGGAGTACGGTGGTCGGAACTTACGGTTACATGGCGCCGGAACAGTTTCGGGGTAAAGCCGAACTCGCCACGGATTTATACGGTTTAGCCGCAACTTTGCTATTTATTTTAACCCATCAATCCCCCGCCGATTTGCCCCAAAAACGCATGAAAATCGAGTTTCGTTCGGCGGTCAAACTCTCCGATGAATTCGCCCGATGGCTCGAAATAATGCTCGAACCTGCGGTAGAAGATCGGTTTCAAAGTGCAACGGAAGCCCTGAATGCATTACACGATCTGCGAGGACGGTTAACACCCGGTCATCGCGATCGCCCCCTTCCCGGAAGTCAAATTATCTTAGAAAAAAGCGATCGAGAATTAATCGTAGACATTCCGCCAACTGGATTAACTATACACAATATCGGCTTGCTAGGATTTGCCCTATTTTGGGATTTTTTTGTGTTTATTTGGACGTTTTTCGCCGCCTCTGCGAGTCCATTTTTTGCTTTATTTTCGATTCCATTTTGGGCAGTCGGCTTGATTCTTATCGGTTCTGCTTTATCTTCTTTGTTTTTACGCTTCAATTTGGAAATTAATGCCCGCAACTTTTTCATGCAGTGGAAATTCGGTTTGTGGCAACATCAAGTTACGGGTAAAACTCAGGATCTATCCAGGGTAGAAGTTAGTCCGACTTCGATGAAAATCAATGATAAACCGATCGTTACTTGTGCCTTATTTGAAGGCGCAAAAGAGTATCGCTTTGGTTCCCAACTGTCAACCATCGAACAGGAGTGGTTAGTGCAGCAAATTGCTACTTATCTCGGTATTTTTGCAAAAATTGAAGGTCGAAACAGCGATCGTTATTAG
- a CDS encoding glycosyltransferase family 39 protein: MRSSRHYLSLTVILFLGALLRFLQLEAKPLWLDEIMTAIFSLGKSYQEIPLDIAFSPEVLSNIFSDRPPATCSQIAQTVATESTHPPLFFCLMHDWLKRVDGSLIWQLRSLPALFGVGAIAASYYLNRVAFSKQAGVMAAGVMAVSPFAVYLSQEARHYTLPMMAIALSLTALISTIHRLIQGKNFPIRLGLLWASCNTISLYIHYFSLLAIVAQVLTTIVILIWYYRTTVDRISRKAIALTGFCFALPFLAFLPWLPTLYGHFNRSETDWFQPFQPSWIDSINPIFQTLAGWTVMVVAFPVENQPLPLAIPAAILMLLFIGALLWFLSGTIRQLAIQTSTQVSTVILLLFTAIVLLEYFTIVYGLGKDITSAVRYHFIYYPSICALIGAGLWYGSPRALLPLHKRVSALSVFTVGALSSVFVLSNLAFQKPYDPQGVAKIMNLEPSRSLAMVVGYENYQEVALGLSFALELSRQRAEEGGGKDRTQFAFLSRSPHYQNGWQSLAELENLGELPLNLWVVAPGLRQREYPPELAIASGKSCALDPAQYYRLGIPYQLYRCRE, encoded by the coding sequence ATGCGATCGTCTCGCCACTATTTGAGTCTGACCGTTATTTTATTTTTGGGTGCCTTATTACGCTTTCTTCAATTAGAAGCAAAACCGTTATGGTTGGATGAAATCATGACGGCGATTTTTAGTTTGGGAAAAAGTTATCAGGAAATCCCTTTAGATATTGCTTTTTCTCCAGAAGTATTGAGCAATATTTTCAGCGATCGCCCCCCGGCGACTTGTTCGCAAATTGCGCAAACAGTAGCCACTGAATCGACCCATCCACCGTTATTTTTTTGTTTGATGCACGATTGGTTAAAGCGTGTTGATGGGTCTTTAATTTGGCAATTACGATCGCTTCCCGCCTTGTTTGGAGTAGGGGCGATCGCCGCCAGTTATTATCTCAATCGCGTGGCTTTTTCTAAACAAGCAGGAGTGATGGCGGCGGGAGTGATGGCGGTCTCTCCGTTTGCGGTTTATTTATCGCAAGAAGCGCGTCACTATACCTTACCGATGATGGCGATCGCCCTGTCTTTAACTGCTTTAATTTCAACGATCCACCGTTTAATTCAAGGTAAAAACTTTCCTATTCGTTTGGGGTTATTATGGGCGAGTTGCAATACAATTTCTCTTTATATTCACTATTTTTCTTTACTGGCGATCGTCGCTCAAGTTTTAACAACAATTGTTATTTTAATCTGGTATTATCGAACAACTGTAGATCGAATTTCACGCAAGGCGATCGCCTTAACGGGCTTTTGTTTCGCTCTACCTTTTCTCGCCTTTTTGCCATGGTTACCCACCCTTTACGGTCATTTCAATCGTTCGGAAACCGATTGGTTTCAACCCTTCCAACCGTCTTGGATCGATAGCATCAACCCAATTTTCCAAACCCTCGCTGGATGGACGGTCATGGTGGTGGCGTTCCCCGTAGAAAATCAACCCCTCCCGTTAGCGATTCCCGCCGCCATTTTAATGCTGCTGTTTATTGGCGCTTTACTCTGGTTTTTATCGGGAACGATTCGCCAACTCGCTATCCAAACAAGTACCCAAGTTTCAACAGTTATTTTACTATTATTTACGGCAATTGTTTTATTAGAATATTTTACAATTGTCTACGGTTTGGGCAAAGATATCACCTCAGCCGTTCGCTATCATTTTATTTACTATCCGAGTATTTGCGCCTTAATCGGTGCGGGATTGTGGTACGGTTCTCCTCGCGCATTGTTGCCACTTCACAAGCGAGTTTCTGCCCTGTCTGTATTCACTGTAGGCGCGTTGAGTAGTGTATTTGTCTTATCTAATTTAGCATTTCAAAAGCCTTACGACCCTCAAGGGGTTGCTAAAATCATGAATTTAGAACCGTCACGATCGCTGGCGATGGTAGTAGGGTACGAGAACTATCAAGAAGTGGCATTAGGGTTAAGTTTTGCCCTAGAACTCAGTCGCCAACGCGCCGAAGAAGGGGGAGGAAAAGATCGCACCCAGTTTGCCTTTTTATCGCGATCGCCTCACTATCAAAATGGGTGGCAATCCCTGGCTGAATTGGAAAATTTAGGAGAACTTCCCCTCAATTTGTGGGTAGTTGCCCCCGGTTTACGACAACGAGAATATCCCCCAGAATTGGCGATCGCCTCCGGGAAGAGTTGCGCGTTAGATCCGGCACAATATTATCGATTGGGAATTCCCTACCAGCTTTATCGCTGTCGGGAATAA
- a CDS encoding acyl-CoA thioesterase — protein sequence MSKFITTIRVRHHEMDALGHVNNACYQHYLEQAGIEHSEHLGFRVDRYRELGGLFVMRRIEIDYLRPAIAGDILAITTWLEKMRGPRAIRRYEIRKQGEEDLVVTAEVLWVWVDVKTMRPKAIPPEILSAFSKHRQEIAANC from the coding sequence ATGTCAAAGTTCATTACCACAATTCGCGTCCGTCATCATGAAATGGATGCGCTGGGTCATGTCAATAATGCTTGTTACCAGCATTACTTAGAACAAGCCGGAATCGAGCATTCAGAACATCTCGGATTTAGGGTCGATCGCTATCGAGAACTCGGCGGTTTATTCGTGATGCGTCGCATTGAAATTGACTATCTCCGTCCGGCGATCGCCGGGGATATCCTCGCGATTACAACCTGGCTGGAAAAGATGCGCGGCCCTCGGGCAATTCGTCGCTACGAAATTCGCAAACAAGGTGAAGAAGATCTCGTCGTTACGGCTGAGGTTTTGTGGGTTTGGGTCGATGTCAAAACCATGCGTCCCAAAGCCATTCCCCCTGAAATTTTGTCGGCTTTTTCCAAGCATCGGCAAGAAATCGCCGCCAATTGCTAA
- a CDS encoding DUF2809 domain-containing protein → MSKINKRFIWPSVISILLGKAILVYRGPGWTFFRFYVGDVVAVAFLYFLVSIFWRISCYWRAGAIGAIAVAIEFAQLFKLTPQNDSFLTEIVFGSHFELWDFLAYFVGLAIAILIEKYVLAERE, encoded by the coding sequence TTGTCTAAAATTAACAAACGTTTTATTTGGCCTTCTGTGATTAGCATCTTACTCGGAAAAGCGATCCTCGTTTATCGCGGCCCGGGATGGACGTTTTTTCGGTTTTATGTCGGCGATGTAGTTGCCGTTGCGTTTTTGTACTTTTTGGTGAGTATCTTTTGGCGCATTTCTTGCTATTGGCGCGCCGGAGCGATCGGGGCGATCGCCGTAGCCATTGAATTCGCCCAATTGTTTAAACTTACCCCACAAAATGACTCTTTTTTAACTGAAATTGTCTTTGGTTCGCACTTTGAACTGTGGGACTTTCTCGCCTATTTTGTCGGATTGGCGATCGCCATCCTTATCGAAAAATACGTCCTCGCCGAACGAGAATAA
- a CDS encoding creatininase family protein, which produces MREFIPPHRFFPYLTWAEVDALPDKANTVIIQPMGAIEQHGYHLPLVVDSAISVAVLGKALEQLSPEIPAYALPNLAYGKSNEHGNFPGTISLSANTLISILLEIGESLYRAGFRKLILMNSHGGQPQILEIAAQDLTAKYEDFSVFPIFTWRVPNLSKQLMSETERQYAMHAGDAETSLMLSILPEFVQMDKAVCEYPPNRPEGSLLATKGTLTFAWMSDRLSHSGVIGDATAASPNKGDRILTSLAAGWIQLIEEVYNFEPPNVKNHL; this is translated from the coding sequence ATGCGCGAATTTATTCCCCCTCACCGCTTTTTCCCCTATTTAACCTGGGCTGAAGTTGACGCCTTACCGGATAAAGCCAATACAGTCATCATTCAACCCATGGGGGCGATCGAACAACACGGCTATCATTTACCCTTAGTTGTCGATAGCGCTATTAGCGTCGCCGTTTTAGGCAAAGCCTTAGAACAATTATCCCCCGAAATTCCCGCTTATGCTTTACCAAATTTAGCTTATGGAAAATCCAACGAGCATGGAAATTTTCCCGGAACGATTAGCCTCAGCGCCAATACACTCATCTCTATTTTACTCGAAATTGGCGAAAGTTTGTATCGCGCCGGATTTCGCAAACTCATTTTGATGAATTCTCATGGCGGACAACCGCAAATTCTCGAAATTGCCGCCCAAGATTTAACCGCAAAATATGAAGATTTTAGTGTTTTCCCCATTTTTACTTGGCGCGTTCCCAATCTCAGCAAACAATTGATGAGTGAAACAGAGCGTCAGTATGCCATGCACGCCGGAGATGCAGAAACGAGCTTGATGCTATCAATTTTGCCGGAGTTCGTACAAATGGATAAAGCTGTTTGTGAATATCCCCCAAACCGTCCGGAAGGGAGTTTATTGGCGACGAAAGGAACGTTAACCTTTGCCTGGATGAGCGATCGCCTCAGCCATAGTGGTGTCATTGGCGACGCAACTGCAGCCAGTCCAAACAAGGGCGATCGTATTTTAACATCTTTAGCAGCAGGTTGGATCCAGTTAATCGAAGAAGTTTATAACTTTGAACCGCCAAATGTAAAAAATCATCTGTAA
- a CDS encoding S-methyl-5'-thioadenosine phosphorylase, with protein MAQATIGIIGGSGLYEMEALGDRQEVRIDTPFGAPSDAIVLGTLDGTRVAFLARHGRDHTLLPSELPFRANIYAMKQLGVKYLISASAVGSLKETVKPLDMVVVDQFIDRTRSRPSTFFGDGIVAHISFADPVCTALARILANAVESLNLPEVELHRGGTYVCMEGPAFSTRAESHLYRSWGASVIGMTNLPEAKLAREAEIAYATLALVTDYDCWHLEHDSVSVEMVIANLKANAINAQKVIRETVRRLSENPPESEAHEALKYAILTPLDRISPAVRERLQLLLQKYL; from the coding sequence ATGGCACAAGCAACGATTGGCATCATTGGCGGCAGTGGGCTGTATGAAATGGAGGCCCTTGGCGATCGCCAAGAGGTCCGCATCGATACCCCCTTCGGCGCCCCCTCCGACGCGATCGTTTTAGGCACCTTAGACGGCACCCGCGTCGCTTTTTTAGCCCGTCACGGTCGGGATCACACCTTATTACCCTCAGAACTGCCGTTTCGGGCGAATATCTACGCCATGAAGCAACTCGGCGTCAAATACTTGATTTCCGCTTCGGCGGTCGGTTCTCTTAAAGAAACTGTAAAGCCCTTAGATATGGTCGTCGTCGATCAATTTATCGATCGCACGCGATCGCGTCCCTCCACGTTCTTCGGCGATGGAATAGTCGCCCATATCAGCTTTGCAGACCCCGTTTGCACCGCTTTAGCCCGAATACTCGCCAATGCTGTCGAAAGCTTGAATTTGCCCGAAGTCGAACTCCATCGCGGCGGAACTTACGTTTGCATGGAAGGCCCCGCCTTTTCCACCCGCGCCGAATCCCATCTCTATCGCAGTTGGGGCGCCTCGGTCATCGGGATGACTAACTTACCCGAAGCCAAACTCGCCCGCGAAGCGGAAATCGCCTATGCCACTTTAGCATTAGTCACCGATTACGATTGTTGGCATTTAGAGCACGATAGCGTTTCCGTCGAAATGGTGATTGCTAACTTAAAAGCTAACGCAATTAACGCCCAAAAAGTCATCCGCGAAACCGTGCGCCGTTTGAGCGAAAATCCCCCCGAATCGGAAGCGCACGAGGCTCTCAAATATGCGATTTTAACCCCTTTGGATCGCATTAGTCCCGCAGTTCGCGAACGGTTGCAATTATTGTTGCAAAAATATCTCTGA
- a CDS encoding AAA-like domain-containing protein: MNHRDTPIQTMSLEFPSGPVPIDSELYIDRPPVEKLAFEALEKPGSVIRIRAPRRTGKSSLLLRIMNRAAEIGYYQAWLDFQRADESIFENLDKFLRWFCATISLQLKRPPLLNDYWDEDIGSKVSCSLYFQGYLLEQLDRPLVLALNEVNCIFEYSKVAADFFALLRSWHEDGKQVAIWRNLRLVVVHSTEIYIPLNINQSPFNVGLPIKLPEFNLQQVGELSRRHNLNWGDCSEENSEAKRLMAMVGGHPYLVRLALYHLSHQQMNLDRLLNEAPTLSGIYQDHLRDQLTTLQKDPELAGAFQEVIESESSIKLKPVLAYKLNSMGLVKLEGDRVTVSCNLYRLYFQDRELGWDRLSDRLARLQQTNQELYQLVNIDDLTQLANRRYFDREFQQKWQESAIAKTPLAAIMCDIDYFKNYNDTYGHQAGDECLQKVAQAIRHAIGRSTDFAARYGGEEFIIVLPGTDAFSAFYLAEKIRETVKMLRIIHQKSTLADRIVTISLGVACTVPDLETEAKQLVQAADRALYQSKKEGRDRVTVSDSFDYGLLE, translated from the coding sequence GTGAACCATCGAGATACTCCGATTCAAACCATGTCCCTAGAATTTCCGAGCGGCCCGGTACCGATTGATTCCGAGCTGTATATTGACCGTCCTCCGGTCGAAAAACTGGCATTTGAAGCCCTCGAAAAACCAGGAAGTGTTATTCGGATTCGAGCGCCGCGCCGGACGGGAAAAAGTTCTCTGCTGCTGCGCATTATGAATCGAGCGGCTGAGATCGGTTATTACCAAGCTTGGTTGGATTTTCAGCGTGCTGACGAATCAATTTTTGAAAATTTAGATAAATTTTTACGCTGGTTTTGTGCCACTATTTCTTTACAGTTAAAACGTCCGCCTTTACTCAATGATTATTGGGATGAAGATATTGGCAGTAAAGTCAGTTGCTCTCTCTATTTTCAAGGGTATTTATTAGAACAACTCGATCGCCCCCTCGTCTTAGCTTTGAACGAGGTTAACTGTATTTTTGAATACTCGAAAGTAGCGGCTGACTTTTTTGCGTTGTTGCGCTCTTGGCACGAAGACGGAAAGCAAGTGGCGATCTGGCGAAATCTGCGTTTAGTCGTGGTTCATTCCACAGAAATTTACATTCCTTTAAATATCAATCAATCCCCGTTTAATGTCGGTTTACCGATTAAATTACCGGAATTTAATTTACAACAAGTCGGCGAACTGTCCCGGCGCCATAATTTGAATTGGGGAGACTGTTCCGAGGAAAATAGCGAAGCCAAGCGGTTGATGGCGATGGTGGGGGGACATCCTTATTTAGTACGATTGGCTTTATATCATCTTTCTCATCAGCAAATGAATTTAGATCGGCTTTTAAATGAAGCCCCGACCTTAAGCGGAATTTATCAAGATCATCTGCGCGACCAACTGACAACTTTACAAAAAGATCCGGAACTGGCTGGCGCTTTTCAAGAAGTGATTGAAAGTGAAAGTAGCATTAAATTAAAACCCGTGCTGGCTTATAAATTGAATAGTATGGGTTTGGTGAAATTAGAGGGCGATCGCGTCACAGTTTCTTGTAATTTATATCGCCTTTATTTCCAAGATCGAGAATTGGGATGGGATCGATTAAGCGATCGCCTCGCACGATTGCAACAAACCAATCAAGAACTTTATCAGTTAGTCAATATTGACGATTTAACTCAACTCGCCAATCGCCGTTATTTCGATCGCGAATTTCAGCAAAAATGGCAAGAATCCGCGATCGCTAAAACGCCCCTAGCGGCGATCATGTGCGATATCGATTATTTCAAAAATTATAACGATACCTACGGCCATCAAGCGGGGGACGAATGCCTACAAAAAGTCGCTCAGGCGATTCGTCATGCGATCGGTCGTTCTACCGATTTTGCGGCCCGTTATGGCGGCGAAGAATTCATTATTGTTTTACCGGGAACCGATGCCTTTAGTGCTTTTTATCTAGCCGAAAAAATTCGGGAAACCGTCAAGATGCTTAGAATTATTCACCAGAAATCAACTCTCGCCGATCGCATCGTCACGATTAGTTTGGGGGTCGCCTGTACGGTTCCCGATCTAGAAACAGAAGCCAAACAATTAGTTCAAGCCGCAGATCGAGCTTTATATCAATCTAAAAAAGAAGGACGCGATCGCGTTACTGTTAGCGATAGTTTCGATTACGGACTATTAGAATAA